aaataatttttaatcaaaataaaaagaatatcaatactattaaatttggaACATGTCCAATTAGTGTTAGTTGAGTCCAactaaaaaaagatatatacaaCTGCTTATATGctcatataaatataactacTTAACTTTAAccttatttagaaaaaaaaaatacgccAACAACTAACTGGTGGAAAAGACTACTATTTTTTAGGAATACACAGATAATAACTGGCTGGTCAAATAAAGAGTTGCACAACCTTTTTCAAAAGAGTCCGAACTGACATGTGGCAGTTTGTTGAAAGGacgatattttgttgtttattgcTGGTTACAGcctggattttataaaaaatatatttcttaaaaatattaaacaaaaaaatatatccgttctttttaaatactttttaaaaaatacaggaatttaaaaataataatttaaaatttaaatcacgtataagttttttattataaatattttttttataataattaaattaaataatgatttttaaaatatatatatcccgCGGATAACCATAAAATTAAGTGGAGCGGAtaccaaattatttgtttgcaggttgtgcggatcatattttttaaccaaaagaaaattgaaaatccgtgggttggcgggtcagcgggcGAGTTCGATCGGCAACCTAGCCTTACCTTTGcgtataccagatcaatttttaaattgctattatttaataaaaatattttgattaaaatttatacaaaaatatgattataaaaacagatacaaatataatcagaaagaaaaaaaaatatcaaaaattaaaatttcaaacaaaaaatatacccgcccttttaagggcgggtcaaaatctagttgttatTAACTTCTAATGATATGTTACTATACATAGGTGTATGTACAATCCAAAAACGCACCAAAACTTTAATTgaagatttttcttttaaaattttaagatttgcagttaatatttttttataacgtCTTACAGTtactatatatcatttaaaaatttGGCTATATAATAACCACAGAGATAGATAACTCATGTTGTGAGTATAAAATAATCACTATCAATTTTATATTGCTTAATTTTTGACTTTAGGATGGCATCATCAAAGCTTTACTTTGTTGCTCTTCTAGTCATTGCTTCAGTTTTCGTTGATGTTCAATCCACTCGTAAGTTCATTTTTTTCCTCTTAGTATTCTCTAGTATTCTCTTAAAACCATTTGTGTCTTACATATTAGTAAGAAACTTCGTTGATGTTCAATCCACTCGTAAGTTCATTTTTTCCTCTTAGTATTCTCTAGTATTCTCTTAAAACCATTTGTGTCTTACATATTAGCAAGAAACTTAAAATAATGACTCAccatgtatatataatatatatttacttgtGGTGGCTAATTCAGGAATTATGGATGCTTCGTCTGATTGTGATTTCAGAGGACCATGTAGAAAGAGAGCAGATTGTAATGATAGATGTGGAGTGAACAAACCACCTTTTAATAATGCTATATGTGTACCTTACGGAGGTAGTCGTCAGTGTTGTTGTATTTTATCGTGAGATTCTGAGAATTTTCTACTAGTTAACTAATGTCAAAAAGGTTCTAATGAAATAATATATGTCAAGTTATGGGAAAGTGAACTTTTAAATCTCAAACTTCTTTTCTGTCGATAATCTccaactatttaaaattatcacttttaataattaactattttttc
This genomic stretch from Raphanus sativus cultivar WK10039 chromosome 3, ASM80110v3, whole genome shotgun sequence harbors:
- the LOC108846971 gene encoding putative defensin-like protein 271, with the protein product MASSKLYFVALLVIASVFVDVQSTRIMDASSDCDFRGPCRKRADCNDRCGVNKPPFNNAICVPYGGSRQCCCILS